One Trichomycterus rosablanca isolate fTriRos1 chromosome 10, fTriRos1.hap1, whole genome shotgun sequence DNA window includes the following coding sequences:
- the sh2d4bb gene encoding SH2 domain-containing protein 4B, which produces MMQQILQDMYIDPDLLSELNEEQKQILFYKIREEQVRRWNERESRDPIQRKSGRRGIQWLLGVDGEVWVWVMGDAPGDKTYDDIVEKLMEQRARKQAQLEAMELWRVKEAEIEKKFRDAMAKEKARFIAGKWKEEMDDRKAAKHEEEEEDRIREELKKCEQEERQKGEEEIRQTEERRAKELFISLKQEGKKSERDDEQWHEQLRRSKAADEQMKCKARRARDEYKRQSLRAIEKGLVAGISGLFQRTHRNGSGQKRRQSAVIEQLPTSPVEASQPPASVGSASATVQCRRRQNRRYSSPATQSITQGSTWIRPTRPTSRDSIIRWFKEEQRPRRAGYERSSNTIAPWFHGIISRQESESLLMNASEGSFLVRVSERIWGYTLSYRTASGYKHFLIDASGDFYSFLGVDQNRHTTLADLVDFHREEVITTSGGELLQDSCKMKGTTPDYGGLF; this is translated from the exons ATGATGCAGCAAATTCTACAAGATATGTACATTGATCCAGACCTGCTTAGCGAGCTGAACGAGGAGCAGAAGCAGATCCTCTTCTACAAGATCCGAGAGGAGCAGGTGCGCAGATGGAACGAGAGGGAGAGCCGAGACCCCATCCAAAGGAAGA GTGGGCGTAGAGGCATCCAGTGGCTGCTTGGTGTTGATGGTGAGGTGTGGGTATGGGTAATGGGGGATGCCCCAGGAGACAAGACTTATGATGACATTGTGGAAAAGCTGATGGAACAGAGAGCCAGGAAGCAAGCCCAGTTAGAAGCAATGGAGCTATG GCGTGTGAAGGAAGCAGAGATTGAAAAGAAGTTTCGGGACGCCATGGCGAAAGAGAAGGCACGCTTTATAGCAGGAAAATGGAAGGAGGAGATGGATGACAGAAAGGCAGCCAAGCAcgaagaggaggaagaggatCGTATTCGAGAGGAGCTAAAG AAATGTGAACAAGAAGAGAGGCAGAAAGGCGAGGAGGaaatcagacagacagaggagcGACGTGCGAAGGAGCTGTTCATCTCTCTGAAGCAGGAGGGAAAGAAAAGTGAGAGGGATGACGAACAATGGCATGAACAAT TGCGCCGCTCCAAAGCGGCTGATGAGCAAATGAAGTGCAAGGCTCGTCGTGCCAGAGATGAATACAAACGCCAGTCTCTGCGAGCCATCGAGAAGGGTTTAGTGGCAGGAATTAGTGGACTGTTCCAGAGGACACATCGAAACGGCTCGGGTCAGAAACGACGCCAAAGTGCCGTCATCGAACAGTTACCCACTTCTCCTGTTGAAGCTAGCCAACCACCAGCTTCTGTTGGAAGTGCATCCGCGACTGTCCAATGCCGACGCAGACAGAACCGCAGATATAGCAGCCCAGCAACACAGTCGATAACACAGGG CTCAACGTGGATTCGGCCAACTAGGCCAACGTCTCGTGACTCCATCATACGCTGGTTTAAGGAGGAGCAGAGACCAAGAAGAGCAGGATATGAGAGAAGCAGTAACACCATCGCCCCATGGTTTCATG GGATCATCTCACGTCAGGAGTCAGAGTCCCTGCTAATGAACGCCTCTGAGGGCTCCTTCCTAGTCAGGGTGAGCGAGAGGATCTGGGGATACACTCTGTCCTACCGTACAGCCTCTGGCTATAAACACTTCCTTATTGATGCTTCAGGTGATTTCTACAGCTTCCTCGGGGTGGATCAGAATCGGCACACCACCTTAGCAGACCTCGTCGACTTCCATAGG GAGGAAGTGATAACCACATCTGGAGGAGAGCTACTGCAGGACTCGTGTAAGATGAAAGGCACTACGCCAGATTATGGAGGACTTTTTTAG